The following proteins are co-located in the Candidatus Woesearchaeota archaeon genome:
- a CDS encoding proline--tRNA ligase, whose amino-acid sequence MPEKKTEKKDVGLTVDKSQFAEWYPEVILKAELADYSPVKGCMIIRPNGYSIWEKIQAYFNARMKKLKVRNAYFPLFIPESFFKKEAQHAEGFTPEVAWIANREDERLAVRPTSETIMYDSYSKWVRSWRDLPLRINQWANVVRWETSAVKLFLRTREFLWQEGHCVYATKEECDQETFIYLNEYAKLSEELLAVPVIKGVKTEKEKFAGALYTTTIEGLMPDGKALQMGTSHQLGQGFAKSFEISFLGTDGKKTIPWQNSWGLSTRTIGAVVMTHGDNKGLVLPPKIAETHAVIVPIIFDETRNKVLEKCQEIKASIEKEMLKISDELSVNISVLIDDRDEYNPGWKFNEWELKGIPLRIEFGPKDLEKDQAILVRRDTGDKLPVPLKDIGKNVPKLLEMIQDNLYQKAKKFMMSNIAETDSMDEMIQQIEQKKMVKVDYCCNAECEESIKEKTGGATARCILLDPKMNKIESEVKCIHCRKKAKHKVLFAKAY is encoded by the coding sequence ATGCCAGAAAAGAAGACAGAAAAGAAAGACGTCGGACTGACAGTCGATAAATCACAGTTTGCAGAATGGTATCCTGAAGTGATACTGAAAGCAGAGCTTGCAGACTATAGTCCTGTCAAAGGATGCATGATAATCAGGCCGAACGGCTACTCAATCTGGGAGAAGATACAGGCATACTTCAATGCAAGGATGAAGAAGCTCAAGGTCAGGAACGCATACTTCCCGCTCTTCATACCCGAGTCATTCTTCAAGAAAGAGGCACAGCACGCAGAAGGATTCACACCAGAAGTCGCGTGGATAGCCAACAGGGAAGATGAAAGGCTTGCAGTCAGGCCGACATCAGAGACAATCATGTATGACTCATACTCAAAGTGGGTACGAAGCTGGAGAGACCTCCCGCTCAGGATAAACCAGTGGGCCAATGTCGTGCGATGGGAGACAAGCGCAGTCAAGCTTTTCCTGAGGACAAGAGAATTCCTCTGGCAGGAAGGACACTGCGTCTATGCAACAAAAGAGGAATGCGACCAGGAGACCTTCATCTACCTGAATGAGTATGCCAAGCTCTCAGAAGAGCTGCTTGCAGTCCCAGTCATCAAGGGAGTGAAGACAGAGAAAGAGAAATTTGCAGGGGCATTATACACAACAACTATCGAAGGCCTGATGCCGGACGGCAAAGCCCTGCAGATGGGCACATCCCACCAGCTAGGCCAGGGATTCGCAAAATCATTCGAGATCAGCTTCCTCGGAACAGACGGGAAGAAGACAATACCATGGCAGAACTCATGGGGGCTGTCGACAAGGACAATAGGTGCAGTCGTCATGACACACGGAGACAACAAAGGGCTTGTGCTGCCGCCGAAGATAGCAGAGACGCATGCCGTGATTGTCCCGATAATATTCGACGAGACAAGGAACAAGGTGCTTGAGAAATGCCAGGAGATAAAGGCATCTATAGAGAAAGAGATGCTCAAGATATCAGATGAGCTGTCAGTGAATATCAGTGTGCTTATAGATGACAGGGACGAATACAACCCAGGCTGGAAATTCAATGAATGGGAGCTCAAGGGGATCCCTCTGAGGATAGAGTTCGGGCCCAAAGACCTTGAGAAAGACCAGGCCATCCTTGTGAGAAGAGACACAGGCGACAAGCTCCCGGTGCCTCTCAAAGACATCGGGAAGAACGTGCCTAAGCTCCTTGAGATGATCCAGGATAACCTCTACCAGAAAGCAAAGAAGTTCATGATGTCCAACATAGCCGAGACAGACAGCATGGATGAGATGATACAGCAGATAGAGCAGAAGAAGATGGTCAAGGTGGACTACTGCTGCAATGCAGAATGCGAAGAGTCAATAAAAGAGAAGACAGGCGGAGCAACAGCAAGATGCATCCTGCTGGATCCAAAGATGAACAAGATAGAATCAGAAGTGAAATGCATCCACTGCAGGAAGAAAGCCAAGCATAAGGTACTTTTCGCAAAAGCCTACTGA
- a CDS encoding transglutaminase domain-containing protein, translating into MISVFSVPLSNAAIKAVPEKDSGIYDSIIFEPASAGFQLLEDNETVLDDIVYGSAEGDHDGDKETGEQEWPSDEDDDSDDYRTEDDDSTHSRSGSASDSYRDDGKDGPIGDVLERDILDGSGEDTEDLAPEQFPAGIDPKLAAKLRKDNKNFMTKKNLDHVRAQIEKEKRGEIDYGSIEDKEGAQAVVAARKFLKGELGRYAIQIDKTRCTIPDVPEKLIKKRIDTEKYAFIVFLFPKDHVHKLLENNCIMRLADDVKINNFINAAKEDMRGEALEKIRQLKYYENINDVPDYSELKEKFESGWKAEKGRITPYQDFVTPDDVKGHSEGSVEENYLKAVGFVWISDKELWGMNDNWIKPEQLFGTAGIDENPVQGKLVSDCSEQANALVSMLRASGMPAENVRVALGEVDFGDSSGGHAWVEYSKDGQWIVLDPTSGPYYLDGEKHEREGAPFDYWEVHDYPIKEVWAYYNDEYFSDETRDNAPKKWKYMASSLFGDRVMGSIDDVTLWEALLNWMMDLLG; encoded by the coding sequence ATGATTTCAGTATTTTCTGTTCCTCTATCTAATGCTGCGATTAAGGCAGTCCCTGAAAAAGATTCAGGGATCTATGATAGCATTATATTCGAGCCTGCTTCTGCGGGTTTCCAGCTTCTGGAAGACAATGAGACTGTCCTTGATGATATCGTTTATGGGTCTGCCGAGGGGGATCATGATGGGGACAAGGAGACCGGAGAGCAGGAGTGGCCATCTGATGAAGATGATGATTCTGATGATTATCGCACAGAGGATGATGATTCTACGCATTCCAGGAGTGGATCTGCAAGCGATTCCTACAGAGATGACGGTAAGGATGGACCTATAGGGGATGTCCTTGAGCGGGATATCCTTGATGGGTCTGGAGAGGATACTGAAGACCTTGCTCCTGAGCAGTTTCCGGCTGGTATCGATCCTAAGCTCGCTGCAAAGCTGAGGAAGGACAATAAGAATTTCATGACAAAGAAGAATCTCGATCATGTCAGGGCCCAGATTGAGAAGGAGAAGAGAGGTGAGATTGATTATGGCTCCATCGAGGACAAGGAAGGCGCCCAGGCTGTCGTCGCTGCGAGGAAATTCCTGAAGGGTGAGCTCGGGAGATATGCTATCCAGATAGACAAGACCAGGTGCACGATCCCTGATGTCCCTGAGAAGCTTATCAAGAAGAGGATTGACACAGAGAAGTACGCGTTCATAGTCTTCCTGTTCCCCAAGGATCATGTCCACAAGCTTCTCGAGAACAACTGCATCATGAGGCTTGCTGATGATGTCAAGATAAATAATTTCATCAATGCAGCTAAGGAAGACATGAGAGGGGAAGCCCTTGAAAAAATCAGACAGTTGAAGTATTATGAGAACATAAATGATGTCCCTGATTACAGCGAGCTGAAGGAAAAATTCGAGTCAGGCTGGAAAGCAGAGAAGGGCAGGATCACGCCTTATCAGGATTTTGTGACACCTGATGATGTCAAAGGACACTCAGAAGGGTCTGTCGAGGAGAATTACCTGAAAGCTGTCGGTTTTGTCTGGATCTCTGACAAGGAACTTTGGGGTATGAATGACAACTGGATAAAACCTGAGCAGCTGTTCGGCACTGCAGGCATCGACGAGAACCCGGTGCAGGGAAAGCTTGTCTCAGACTGCTCTGAACAGGCCAATGCCCTTGTATCCATGCTGAGGGCTTCCGGAATGCCTGCTGAGAATGTGAGGGTGGCTCTCGGTGAGGTCGACTTCGGCGACAGTTCCGGCGGACATGCATGGGTCGAATACAGCAAGGATGGCCAGTGGATCGTCCTTGACCCGACTTCAGGCCCATATTACCTGGATGGCGAGAAGCATGAGAGGGAAGGCGCCCCTTTCGATTACTGGGAAGTGCATGATTATCCCATCAAGGAGGTCTGGGCTTACTATAACGATGAGTATTTCTCAGACGAGACACGCGACAATGCGCCGAAGAAATGGAAGTACATGGCATCATCGCTTTTCGGCGACAGGGTCATGGGATCTATTGATGATGTGACTCTCTGGGAAGCCCTCCTGAACTGGATGATGGACCTGCTCGGATGA
- a CDS encoding HDIG domain-containing protein encodes MTYRKKALFKDGIVNTLEELVDAPVLEPDALSLHDRFSLMFTGKEQYRVGHAYHVWMVANMIAEETGIRGNRLLDQISRAALLHDIGSVRESYVFSQTPLAADDADSPEEREIKQQFRAEFGRSMTEHPMRGAEICRRYELSGVERSAIQDHHKLNFGDARGMGRAGQIVALAEILSGALKETPYSTPSKSVEELCREIDGFLIDHDIAQSVVGLLRGGKLKISDSPESFETFSRHYHARRMDLAETILFNEVFRDRADYEKGYFKASRAVLDPEQLAVLQTDQVAAKKALHSYLGFLLEKFIQCTPFERGVLWAYRKWDEIKDESFDLSMLADHFGPEELQGIILPRHRIAAFESALSSDVSNSQLGSYMAEHIKGQKSEEKIETIRLLDDIILPTYRQKAYQILVAYKRASEAGIDEGSLDSFVRDELKKMRTQALGIDEVRSIIDGRYDLGRYSECRIEEPAGENAEDNMGNNDITGLLVREVSKQVQNAMDFGILVPRNFAGRPGNSDDAGLELGLLSNAFYTLEEQDWGKGCVEDRPFECISLARGIPGVVCHKTGYDPRSIIGDIKKNLEAAGDHEHDKFSAAYNDCFMIPIFRNDSEGNRIMYGLITADSPVYRPLIGPEEIMIGKYFADRAANGFTLATDIHRIKSALARMVDPSVMEEIIRLGERSHELFMPKAITATILESDVRGFTTATEENTSQPEIITEFLSAYMSRCFSTIKENLGTIDKTIGDAIMADFGWPIQKPDDAYRAVLAAVKMQNEMKGLEKERESKGLLYRPIGIGINTGRMIAGPLGVTGIYEDFTVIGDAVNLGARLCDLAGKTHPDTGEKMPDILISRFTYDAMRSDGSFDENSFPADIVPLAPLKVKGKKELIPIYGVIPK; translated from the coding sequence ATGACCTACCGAAAGAAAGCCTTATTCAAGGATGGAATAGTCAACACACTAGAGGAGCTAGTTGATGCACCGGTGCTTGAACCTGATGCGCTCTCTCTGCATGACAGATTCAGCCTGATGTTCACAGGAAAAGAGCAGTACCGTGTCGGACATGCTTATCATGTCTGGATGGTTGCCAACATGATAGCAGAAGAGACAGGGATCAGAGGGAATAGGCTCCTGGACCAGATAAGCAGGGCAGCCCTGCTCCACGACATAGGCTCTGTCCGGGAGTCTTATGTTTTCTCGCAGACTCCCCTGGCTGCAGACGATGCTGACTCTCCGGAAGAGAGGGAGATAAAGCAGCAGTTCAGGGCTGAATTCGGCAGATCCATGACTGAGCACCCGATGAGGGGCGCTGAGATCTGCAGGAGATATGAGCTTTCCGGGGTTGAGAGATCAGCTATACAGGATCATCATAAGCTCAACTTTGGAGATGCCAGGGGTATGGGCAGAGCAGGCCAGATAGTGGCGCTTGCAGAGATATTGTCAGGTGCGCTGAAAGAGACACCATACTCAACACCCTCAAAAAGTGTAGAGGAATTATGCAGAGAGATAGACGGTTTCCTTATAGACCATGATATAGCCCAGAGTGTGGTGGGGCTGCTAAGGGGCGGGAAGCTGAAGATCAGCGACAGCCCGGAATCATTTGAGACATTTTCCAGGCATTACCACGCCCGTAGGATGGACCTTGCTGAAACGATCCTGTTCAATGAGGTCTTCAGGGACAGGGCGGATTATGAGAAAGGATATTTCAAGGCCAGCAGGGCAGTCCTGGACCCTGAGCAGCTGGCTGTGCTCCAGACAGATCAGGTCGCTGCCAAGAAGGCTCTTCATTCTTATCTCGGGTTCCTGCTTGAGAAGTTCATCCAGTGCACTCCTTTTGAGAGGGGTGTGCTCTGGGCCTACAGGAAGTGGGATGAGATAAAAGATGAGTCTTTCGATCTCTCGATGCTGGCGGATCATTTCGGACCTGAAGAATTGCAGGGCATCATCCTTCCAAGGCACAGGATTGCGGCATTTGAATCAGCGCTCAGCAGTGACGTGAGTAACAGCCAGTTGGGGAGTTATATGGCAGAGCATATCAAGGGCCAGAAGAGTGAAGAGAAGATTGAAACGATAAGGCTCCTGGATGACATAATCCTGCCGACGTACAGGCAGAAAGCCTATCAGATTCTGGTCGCATACAAGAGGGCTTCTGAAGCAGGTATAGATGAAGGCTCATTGGATTCCTTCGTCAGGGATGAGCTGAAAAAGATGCGGACACAGGCTCTTGGCATTGATGAGGTTAGATCCATCATTGACGGCAGATATGACTTAGGCAGATACAGCGAATGCAGGATTGAAGAACCTGCAGGAGAGAATGCTGAAGATAATATGGGGAATAATGATATCACCGGATTGCTGGTCAGGGAGGTCTCGAAGCAGGTGCAGAATGCAATGGATTTCGGCATTCTCGTGCCGAGGAATTTTGCGGGAAGGCCAGGGAACAGTGACGATGCCGGGCTTGAGCTTGGACTGCTGTCGAATGCGTTCTATACGCTTGAGGAGCAGGACTGGGGCAAGGGCTGTGTCGAAGACAGGCCTTTTGAATGCATCTCTCTGGCAAGGGGCATACCTGGTGTTGTCTGCCACAAGACAGGATATGATCCGAGATCCATCATCGGTGACATCAAAAAGAATCTTGAAGCCGCAGGCGACCACGAGCATGACAAGTTCAGCGCCGCATATAATGATTGCTTCATGATACCGATCTTCAGGAATGACTCAGAGGGCAACAGGATTATGTATGGCCTGATAACTGCAGACTCACCGGTATACAGGCCGCTTATTGGTCCTGAAGAGATCATGATAGGCAAGTATTTCGCTGACAGGGCTGCCAATGGATTCACTCTCGCCACAGATATCCACAGGATAAAGAGTGCGCTTGCCAGGATGGTCGATCCTTCTGTCATGGAAGAGATAATAAGGTTGGGAGAGAGGAGCCATGAGCTTTTTATGCCTAAAGCCATCACTGCCACAATCCTGGAATCTGATGTCAGGGGATTCACCACAGCCACTGAAGAGAATACATCACAGCCGGAGATCATCACTGAATTCCTTTCAGCATACATGTCAAGATGCTTCTCGACAATCAAGGAAAACCTCGGCACCATCGACAAGACCATAGGAGATGCCATTATGGCAGATTTCGGCTGGCCAATACAGAAGCCTGACGATGCATATAGGGCGGTCCTTGCTGCTGTCAAGATGCAGAATGAGATGAAAGGGCTGGAGAAGGAGAGGGAAAGCAAAGGCCTTCTGTACAGGCCGATAGGCATCGGGATAAACACAGGAAGGATGATTGCAGGGCCTCTTGGTGTGACAGGCATCTATGAGGACTTTACTGTGATCGGTGATGCTGTGAATCTTGGAGCGAGGCTCTGTGACCTTGCAGGGAAGACCCATCCCGATACTGGTGAGAAGATGCCTGACATACTGATCAGCAGATTTACTTATGATGCTATGAGAAGCGACGGAAGTTTTGATGAGAATTCATTCCCAGCAGATATTGTGCCTCTTGCTCCGCTGAAAGTGAAGGGAAAAAAAGAACTTATCCCCATCTACGGAGTCATCCCGAAATAA
- a CDS encoding proteasome subunit beta, protein MEKELKTGTTTVGVVCKDGVVLAADKRATAGFMVANKKTEKIIKINDDVALTTAGTVSDVQLLVKLLKAELKLKEIRTGRKLQVKEAANLLAGMVYSNIRKFSVIPGVSHFILGGKDSSGVYIYDLYPDGSLAEVDDFISSGSGSVYALGVLETLYKPSMSLDDGIKLSIKAVNAAMQRDVASGEGIDVMTITKDEIKKVFSQRVDYNIKV, encoded by the coding sequence TTGGAAAAAGAGCTCAAGACTGGCACAACTACAGTTGGAGTCGTTTGCAAAGATGGCGTGGTCCTGGCTGCTGACAAGAGAGCGACAGCCGGTTTCATGGTGGCGAACAAGAAGACCGAGAAGATAATCAAAATCAATGATGATGTGGCGCTGACCACAGCAGGGACTGTATCAGATGTCCAGCTCCTGGTGAAGCTCCTGAAAGCAGAGCTCAAGCTCAAGGAGATACGGACCGGAAGGAAACTGCAGGTCAAGGAAGCGGCGAACCTCCTTGCAGGCATGGTCTACAGCAACATAAGGAAGTTCAGCGTCATACCCGGCGTGAGCCATTTCATTCTCGGCGGGAAAGACAGCTCAGGAGTCTACATCTATGACCTGTATCCTGACGGATCGCTCGCAGAAGTGGATGATTTCATAAGCTCAGGCTCGGGCAGCGTGTATGCGCTCGGCGTGCTGGAGACATTATACAAGCCTTCCATGAGCCTCGATGACGGCATCAAGCTGTCGATAAAGGCAGTGAACGCGGCAATGCAGAGGGACGTCGCATCAGGCGAGGGAATAGACGTCATGACGATAACAAAAGACGAGATAAAGAAGGTATTCAGCCAAAGAGTGGATTATAACATCAAAGTATGA
- a CDS encoding beta-CASP ribonuclease aCPSF1, producing MPDIIKEILKDLPDGKISDAVFEAANIVLYTKDKEFFLNDSGMIKDIVDKIKKRIELRPDPAICMELEKAEKLIREIIPEEAQIANLIFDPQRSIVIIEAERQGLAIGKQGSLLREIRAKTLWVPVVKRTPAIRSILIENIRSVLYQNSEYRRKFLDKVGHRIYDGWIREKKNEWIRVTYLGAARQVGRSCLFLQTPESRVLLDCGIDVAGGDKNAYPFLEAPEFDINELDAIILTHAHLDHCGFIPYLYKFGYRGPVYCTLPTRDISALLQLDYIKVMQNEGKEPIYSADDVKEMVKHTIPVGYDEVTDVTPDVRLTMYNSGHMLGASMAHLHIGNGLHNMLYTGDLKFGRTMLLEPAVTDFPRLETLMIEGTYGGKDNVMPNRQEADAMFKDIIKETIKRGGKVLMPTLGSGRAQEVMIIIESMVRMGEIEPLPVYIDGMVWDVTAIHTAYPEFLSGQVRKQIFHKDQNPFLAEFFKRVGSQKERMEIVENQGPCIIIATSGMLVGGPSVEYLKHLCEDPKHSLVFSCYQGEGSLGRRIQRGEREFSLRTAKNSGRVETYPIKMEVHKLEITNHSDRKQLMAFVHKCNPKPKRVLMNHGESSRLMDMASSIHKMNRIETLAPRNLDAVRIR from the coding sequence ATGCCGGACATAATAAAGGAAATATTGAAGGATCTGCCTGACGGCAAGATCAGCGACGCAGTATTCGAGGCTGCCAACATAGTGCTGTACACAAAAGACAAGGAGTTCTTCCTGAATGACAGCGGGATGATAAAGGATATAGTCGACAAGATAAAGAAAAGGATAGAGCTCAGGCCGGATCCCGCAATCTGCATGGAGCTTGAGAAGGCAGAGAAGCTGATAAGGGAGATAATCCCCGAAGAGGCCCAGATAGCGAACCTGATATTTGACCCACAGAGGAGCATTGTCATCATCGAGGCAGAGAGGCAGGGCCTGGCTATCGGAAAACAGGGAAGCCTCCTCAGGGAGATAAGGGCGAAGACGCTCTGGGTGCCGGTGGTCAAGAGGACACCGGCTATAAGATCAATTCTCATAGAGAACATAAGGTCAGTCCTATACCAGAATTCCGAATACAGGAGAAAATTCCTCGACAAGGTAGGCCACAGGATATATGACGGCTGGATAAGAGAGAAGAAGAATGAATGGATAAGGGTGACATATCTCGGAGCAGCAAGACAGGTTGGAAGGTCATGCCTGTTCCTCCAGACACCTGAATCAAGGGTCCTGCTCGACTGCGGCATCGATGTCGCCGGCGGGGACAAGAACGCGTACCCTTTCCTCGAAGCTCCGGAATTCGACATAAACGAGCTGGATGCGATAATACTCACACATGCGCACCTGGACCACTGCGGTTTCATACCATACCTGTACAAGTTCGGATACAGAGGCCCTGTCTACTGCACACTGCCGACGCGTGATATTAGCGCACTGCTCCAGCTTGATTACATAAAAGTCATGCAGAACGAAGGGAAAGAACCGATCTATTCAGCAGATGACGTCAAGGAGATGGTGAAGCATACGATACCTGTCGGATACGATGAAGTGACTGATGTGACCCCTGATGTCAGGCTGACAATGTACAACTCAGGCCATATGCTCGGAGCGAGCATGGCGCACCTGCATATCGGGAACGGACTTCACAACATGCTCTATACAGGCGATCTCAAGTTCGGGAGGACAATGCTCCTTGAGCCGGCAGTCACAGATTTCCCAAGGCTTGAGACACTCATGATCGAAGGCACCTACGGCGGGAAGGACAATGTGATGCCGAACAGGCAGGAAGCAGATGCGATGTTCAAGGACATAATCAAAGAGACCATCAAGAGAGGTGGGAAGGTACTGATGCCCACTCTCGGATCAGGAAGGGCCCAGGAGGTCATGATAATCATCGAGTCAATGGTAAGGATGGGTGAGATAGAGCCCCTCCCTGTCTATATCGACGGCATGGTCTGGGATGTCACAGCCATCCATACAGCATACCCGGAATTCCTGTCAGGCCAGGTCAGGAAACAGATATTCCACAAAGACCAGAACCCATTCCTGGCAGAGTTCTTCAAGAGAGTCGGGTCGCAGAAAGAGAGGATGGAGATTGTCGAGAACCAAGGGCCATGCATAATAATCGCCACATCAGGCATGCTTGTCGGAGGCCCGTCTGTCGAGTACCTCAAGCATCTGTGCGAAGATCCCAAACACTCGCTGGTGTTCTCATGCTATCAGGGAGAAGGATCGCTCGGAAGAAGGATACAGAGGGGTGAAAGGGAATTCTCACTCAGGACAGCGAAGAACTCGGGCAGGGTCGAGACATACCCGATAAAGATGGAAGTGCACAAGCTTGAGATAACAAACCACAGCGACAGGAAACAGCTCATGGCATTTGTCCATAAATGCAACCCGAAGCCGAAAAGAGTTCTCATGAACCACGGAGAGAGCTCACGCCTCATGGACATGGCAAGCTCAATACATAAGATGAACAGGATAGAGACACTTGCTCCAAGGAACCTTGATGCGGTCAGGATAAGATAG
- a CDS encoding response regulator, producing the protein MELIRLNTAVVDDDSANRNIFKSILESMGHEVTLYSDGIHAYDAMRNGELKYLDLMVTDYNMPSMNGTELIKRLRREGYTFPIMLVSGDYESRGKGEYTLFLRKPMALEDFFSGIGRCLLSRPDILIIGDPDNTDDITEALSGAICGGVRHISPADVMAGMNGNLSDIGLVLCCEASGYQPGLLAERAKQHLHAPVVYCTDNPTCTDTIDTKAINSTLTKPVDRESLRVMLHKFYNPTDG; encoded by the coding sequence ATGGAACTGATACGTCTCAACACTGCAGTTGTGGATGATGATTCCGCGAACAGGAACATATTCAAGTCCATCCTGGAATCAATGGGTCATGAGGTCACATTATACAGTGACGGAATCCATGCCTATGATGCAATGAGAAACGGGGAACTCAAATATCTCGACCTGATGGTGACGGATTATAATATGCCTTCCATGAATGGAACAGAGCTGATAAAGAGACTCAGAAGAGAAGGTTATACTTTCCCCATCATGCTGGTATCAGGGGATTATGAGTCAAGGGGCAAGGGAGAATACACATTATTCCTAAGAAAACCCATGGCGCTTGAAGATTTCTTCAGCGGGATAGGGAGATGTCTTCTCTCAAGACCGGATATACTCATCATAGGCGATCCTGATAATACTGATGATATCACAGAAGCACTGTCAGGGGCAATATGCGGCGGAGTGCGTCACATAAGCCCTGCTGATGTGATGGCAGGAATGAACGGCAATCTCAGCGATATCGGCCTGGTGCTCTGCTGTGAAGCATCCGGCTACCAGCCAGGCCTTCTGGCAGAGAGAGCGAAGCAGCACCTGCATGCTCCAGTCGTGTACTGCACAGACAACCCGACCTGCACAGATACCATAGATACAAAAGCAATAAACAGCACCCTGACAAAACCAGTCGACAGAGAATCCCTCAGGGTCATGCTGCATAAATTCTACAACCCTACAGATGGCTGA
- a CDS encoding HAD family phosphatase has translation MESRRYRLVCFDLDGTILDNEFIWTDMHLALKTDMGKRKEAAERFRKKEISYQEWADHDIEMFVEQGAKKQDIINIAKKIRFIPGAIETLRELKRRGYRLAVISGSVDTVLEAVMPDYKRIFDDVLINSFVYDRNGALVGCRATEFDFEHKALGLRKLAEEQKISTKDCAFIGDHLNDIEIASEAGFSIAFNSKSDRLNQVADVIIKEKDLRRILSHL, from the coding sequence ATGGAAAGCAGGAGATATAGGTTGGTCTGCTTTGACCTTGATGGCACGATACTTGACAATGAGTTCATCTGGACTGACATGCATCTTGCCCTCAAAACAGATATGGGAAAGCGCAAGGAGGCCGCAGAGAGATTCCGGAAGAAAGAGATCTCTTACCAGGAATGGGCTGATCATGATATTGAGATGTTTGTTGAGCAGGGTGCAAAGAAGCAGGATATAATCAACATCGCAAAAAAGATAAGATTCATCCCAGGCGCCATAGAGACTCTCAGGGAGCTCAAGAGGCGCGGCTACAGGCTGGCAGTGATAAGCGGCAGCGTCGACACAGTGCTTGAGGCAGTCATGCCTGATTACAAGAGGATTTTTGATGATGTGCTGATCAACAGTTTTGTCTATGACAGGAACGGCGCCCTGGTCGGATGCAGGGCCACTGAATTTGATTTCGAGCACAAGGCTCTCGGTCTCAGGAAGCTGGCTGAAGAGCAGAAAATATCTACGAAAGATTGCGCTTTCATCGGCGACCATCTGAATGATATAGAGATAGCCAGTGAAGCAGGTTTCTCAATCGCATTCAACTCAAAATCCGACAGGCTGAACCAGGTAGCAGATGTGATCATAAAAGAGAAGGATCTCCGCAGGATACTCAGCCATCTGTAG
- a CDS encoding DUF4389 domain-containing protein gives MNERTEALMRIVVGIVSGIILGVWKMLIQVLAVVHWIVVIIKGNREKALADFCEIWNTQFYIFLRYMTFVTNERPFPFTPLAKNMTRFGR, from the coding sequence ATGAACGAAAGGACTGAAGCTCTTATGAGGATTGTTGTCGGGATTGTGTCAGGGATCATTCTGGGTGTTTGGAAGATGCTCATCCAGGTTTTGGCAGTGGTCCATTGGATTGTTGTCATCATCAAAGGGAACAGGGAGAAAGCCCTTGCTGATTTCTGTGAGATCTGGAACACCCAATTCTACATTTTCTTGAGATACATGACTTTTGTCACAAATGAAAGGCCTTTTCCTTTCACGCCCTTGGCCAAGAATATGACAAGATTTGGCAGATGA
- a CDS encoding ZIP family metal transporter: MEAVIYTISSVIIVSLLSLVGILFLFFKKKTLQHLLLFLVSLAAGSLFGGVFLHLLPEVVEEAGFSITVSISVLGGILLFFMIEKFIHWRHCHVPTSKEHPHHLAPMNLIGDGIHNFVDGLIIAVSYLVSVPVGIATTIAVILHEVPQEIGDFGVLLYSGMSKKKALIYNFLSALTAVVGAIVGLIMGNEDLAIIILPFAAGGFLYIAGSDLIPELHKECGIKDAMLHMGALILGAVLMLGIKFLHFH; the protein is encoded by the coding sequence ATGGAAGCTGTAATCTATACAATATCAAGCGTTATCATAGTATCATTGTTATCTTTGGTCGGGATACTGTTCCTGTTCTTCAAGAAAAAGACATTGCAGCACCTGTTGCTTTTCCTGGTAAGCCTTGCAGCAGGGTCGCTTTTCGGAGGGGTCTTCCTACATCTTTTGCCTGAGGTTGTCGAAGAAGCAGGATTCAGCATCACAGTCTCAATATCAGTATTGGGCGGCATCCTGCTATTCTTCATGATAGAGAAGTTCATACATTGGAGGCACTGCCATGTGCCGACATCAAAAGAGCATCCCCATCATCTTGCGCCTATGAACCTAATCGGGGACGGCATACATAATTTTGTGGATGGGCTGATAATAGCAGTGAGCTATCTAGTCAGTGTTCCAGTAGGGATAGCGACTACAATAGCAGTCATACTGCATGAAGTTCCTCAGGAGATAGGAGACTTCGGAGTGCTCTTGTACTCTGGAATGTCCAAGAAAAAAGCATTGATATACAATTTCCTTTCTGCTCTGACAGCTGTTGTGGGAGCAATAGTGGGGCTGATAATGGGCAATGAGGATCTTGCAATAATAATACTCCCATTTGCAGCAGGAGGATTCCTGTACATAGCCGGAAGCGACCTGATCCCAGAGCTGCATAAGGAATGCGGCATCAAAGATGCAATGCTCCATATGGGAGCACTTATCCTTGGAGCAGTATTGATGCTTGGCATCAAGTTTCTACACTTCCATTAG